One Streptomyces lincolnensis genomic region harbors:
- a CDS encoding PQQ-binding-like beta-propeller repeat protein, whose protein sequence is MTQPPPPPPNQPPQGGFGPPQDQPPQQPAQPPQPPPQQPGYGYPQQQQPQAPPGYGYPQAPPQAPPQTPPGYGYPGQAPNPYGQPTPPYGQQPPYGYAQPTMPLQPQAGQPAAKKFNAQVTIIVSAVVAIALIVGGGVWYATSSGDSDKKDDTANSSGGTGGKDDGKDGGSGGTGGTDTGGGTTGTSTKPVEKVPANPASKILFQVPAPKVSKDTTISTAGSWLTDKVYAKSGVAEITGFDPDKGTKLWNIKLPGPVCQGSNHTTTDGRTAIIYQPAMPTKDKPSHGCSQIAALDLNAGKKLWTKTANSGDEPISFNNITVSGGTAAVGSTSGGAAFDIGTGKQLWAPKPTDTCYDAGYGGGEKLVAVRRCGAYDQPELHIQTIDPKSGKVVSDYKMGSGIAYASVVSSNPLVVAADVGESAKDGSGISDFFSIDNKTGKLRTRISAPSDQFAASCDGITKVEECHQIAVGNDRLYLPTEEHDGSGKFSQTNEIVALDLGTGKQTGQRADAGEDYTIMPLRMDGTNIIAYKRPPYDKGGQIVSIDGSSFKETKLLENPATESVRDAETGFSPDYSELLYSQGHLFMSAIFASDLGSSSDEEEYLALAFGTS, encoded by the coding sequence ATGACCCAACCGCCCCCTCCGCCGCCCAACCAGCCCCCGCAGGGCGGGTTCGGCCCGCCGCAGGACCAGCCGCCGCAGCAGCCCGCGCAGCCGCCGCAGCCGCCGCCGCAGCAGCCCGGTTACGGCTATCCGCAGCAGCAGCAGCCGCAGGCACCTCCCGGGTACGGCTATCCGCAGGCGCCTCCACAGGCGCCCCCGCAGACCCCTCCCGGCTACGGCTATCCCGGGCAGGCCCCGAACCCGTACGGTCAGCCGACGCCGCCGTACGGGCAGCAGCCGCCGTACGGCTACGCGCAGCCGACCATGCCGCTCCAGCCCCAGGCCGGACAGCCCGCCGCGAAGAAGTTCAACGCACAGGTCACCATCATCGTCTCGGCCGTCGTGGCGATCGCGCTGATCGTCGGCGGCGGTGTCTGGTACGCCACGTCCTCCGGTGACAGCGACAAGAAGGACGACACCGCGAACTCCAGCGGCGGCACCGGCGGCAAGGACGACGGCAAGGACGGCGGCAGCGGGGGGACCGGCGGCACCGACACCGGCGGCGGCACCACCGGCACCTCCACCAAGCCCGTGGAGAAGGTGCCCGCCAACCCCGCCTCGAAGATCCTCTTCCAGGTCCCGGCGCCCAAGGTCTCCAAGGACACCACCATCTCGACCGCCGGCTCCTGGCTCACCGACAAGGTGTACGCCAAGAGCGGCGTCGCCGAGATCACCGGCTTCGACCCGGACAAGGGCACCAAGCTGTGGAACATCAAGCTCCCCGGCCCGGTCTGCCAGGGCAGCAACCACACCACCACCGACGGCCGCACGGCGATCATCTACCAGCCCGCCATGCCGACCAAGGACAAGCCCTCACACGGGTGCAGCCAGATCGCCGCGCTCGACCTGAACGCGGGCAAGAAGCTGTGGACGAAGACCGCCAACTCCGGTGACGAGCCCATCAGCTTCAACAACATCACTGTCAGCGGGGGCACGGCCGCCGTGGGCAGCACCAGCGGCGGCGCCGCCTTCGACATCGGCACCGGCAAGCAGCTGTGGGCCCCCAAGCCCACCGACACCTGCTACGACGCCGGCTACGGCGGCGGCGAGAAGCTGGTCGCGGTGCGCCGCTGCGGCGCCTACGACCAGCCCGAGCTGCACATCCAGACCATCGACCCCAAGTCCGGCAAGGTCGTCTCCGACTACAAGATGGGTTCCGGCATCGCCTACGCCAGCGTGGTGTCCAGCAACCCGCTGGTCGTGGCCGCCGACGTCGGTGAGTCCGCCAAGGACGGCAGCGGTATCTCGGACTTCTTCTCCATCGACAACAAGACCGGCAAGCTGCGCACCCGGATCTCCGCGCCCAGCGACCAGTTCGCGGCCAGCTGCGACGGCATCACCAAGGTCGAGGAGTGCCACCAGATCGCCGTCGGCAACGACCGGCTCTACCTGCCGACCGAAGAGCACGACGGCAGCGGGAAGTTCAGCCAGACCAACGAGATCGTCGCGCTCGACCTCGGGACCGGCAAGCAGACCGGGCAGCGGGCCGACGCGGGCGAGGACTACACGATCATGCCGCTGCGGATGGACGGCACGAACATCATCGCGTACAAGCGTCCGCCGTACGACAAGGGCGGGCAGATCGTCAGCATCGACGGCAGCTCGTTCAAGGAGACGAAGCTGCTGGAGAATCCGGCCACGGAGTCGGTGCGGGACGCGGAGACCGGGTTCTCGCCGGACTACTCCGAGCTCCTGTACTCGCAGGGCCACCTGTTCATGTCCGCGATCTTCGCCAGTGATCTGGGGAGTTCGTCGGACGAGGAGGAGTATCTGGCGCTCGCGTTCGGCACGAGCTGA